The genomic stretch GGCAGGTGATGCCGTGCTTGAAGGCAAGGCCGGAACGCGGGCGGACCTGCGCCTCGTGACCGTCCGGGATCTCGAAGATGAAGCCCGTCGGCACCAGCGCGCGGGCGCCCGGCCGCAGCACCAGCGGCTCGGCCTCGGGCACGGCGGCGCGGATATCCATGCCGGCGGAACCGGTCGTCTCGTAGGCCGGCGGCGCGATGCCGTCCGCGTGTTCCAGGCGTTTGAGTTTCAGCGTCATTTTCGTTTCCATGTTCATTGCGGCTTCACGGGGCCTGAAAGGTTGGACGACTGCCTCACTTCTGACCGATCTCCCCCCTTGAGGGGGAGATGCCCGGCAGGGCAGAGAGGGGTGCAGCGGAAGTCCCATATTCCGTGCTTGTTGAAAGGGCTCACCCCTCTCTGTCGCTTTCGCGACATCTCTCCCTCAAGGGGAGAGATTGGCGGCGGCAGGGTCCTCTTCAATCTCGCCAGCATCCTTGCCATGGCTCACAAACAGGTCAATTGCATCTTGGCCCTCAAATCGCTAGATAGGCCCCCATCAACAGGATATTGCATCGATGCCCGAAACGCTTGCCGAGGCGGTTGCCCGCCGCCGAACCTTCGCGATCATCTCGCACCCGGACGCCGGTAAAACCACGCTCACCGAAAAGCTGCTGCTGTTCGGCGGCGCGATCCAGCTTGCCGGCGAGGTGAAGGCCAAGAAGGACCGCATCCAGACGCGTTCCGACTGGATGAAGATCGAGCGCGAACGCGGCATTTCGGTGGTCACCTCGGTGATGACCTTCGAATATGAGGACACGGTCTTCAACCTGCTCGACACGCCCGGCCATGAAGACTTCGCCGATGACACCTACCGCACGCTGACAGCGGTGGATGCGGCCATCATGGTGATCGACGCGGCCAAGGGCATCGAGCCGCGCACGCTGAAGCTCTTCGAAGTCTGCCGCATGCGCGACATCCCGATCATCACCTTCGTCAACAAGATGGACCGCGAGGCCCGCGACACGTTCGAGATCATCGACGAAGTGGCGGAAAAGCTGGCGCTCGATCCCGTGCCGATGACCTGGCCGATCGGCCAGGGCAAAACGTTCTGCGGCACCTACCACCTGCGCGACAGCGCCGTGCGCTACGGCGATGGCGAACGGCACCTCACCAAGGTCAACGGCCCGGAAGTGGTGGCCGAAAAGCTGCCGGAACATGAACGCCAGGACTGGGCGGAAATGGCCGAGCTCGCCATTGACGGCTATCCGGCGTTTTCGCGCGAGGCCTTTCTCGAGGGCCATATGACGCCGGTCTATTTCGGCTCGGCGCTCAGGAACAACGGCGTGCGCGATCTCATTCACGCGCTGTCCGAATTTGGCCCGCCGCCGCGCGCGCAGGTCGCCGATGTCAGAACCGTGGAAGCCACCGACCCGAAGATGAGCGCCTTCGTCTTCAAGATCCAGGCGAATATGGACCCCAACCACCGCGACCGCATTGCTTTCGTGCGCGTCTGCTCGGGCGAACTGAAGCGCGGCATGAAGGCGCGGCTCTCGCGCACCGGCAAGCAGATGGGGCTGACGGCGCCGCAATTCTTCTTCGCCTCGCAGCGCCAGCTTGCCGACACGGCCTATGCCGGCGATGTCGTCGGCATCCCGAACCACGGCGCGCTTCGTATCGGCGACACGCTGACGGATGGCGAGCAACTCGTCTTCCAGGGCGTGCCGAACTTCGCACCGGAAATTCTCCGCCGCGTCAGGCTCGAAGACGCGATGAAGGCGAAAAAGCTGAAGGAGGCCCTGCAGCAGATGGCCGAGGAAGGCGTCGTGCAGCTCTTCACCCCGGAAGACGGTTCTCCCGCGATCGTCGGCGTGGTCGGCGCGCTGCAGCTCGACGTTCTGAAGGAGCGGCTGAAGGCGGAATACGGCCTGCCGGTCTCCTTCGAGATGGCGCGTTTTTCGATTTGCCGCTGGATTTCGGCGGAAAAGCCCGCAGATCTCGACAAATTCGTCTCCTCGCATCGCGGCGACATCGCCCGCGACCTCGACGGCGATCCGGTGTTCTTGGCCCAGGACGGTTTCTCGCTGAACTATGAGAGCGAACGCGCGCCGGAGATCAGGATGATCGCGATCAAGGAATACCATCAGGCAAAGGCGGCGTGAGGCGATGAGCGAGAAAGAAGTCATCGGCATTTGCGGCATCGGCCGGATGGGCAGCGCGATCGCCGACCGGCTCGCCGCCAAAGGGTTCCGCCTCGTGCTTTGGTCGCGCAGCGGCGTGACGGATGAATTCGCGGACAGGAACCGCGCCGAGATCGCCCTCAACCTCGCCTCGCTCGCCTTCAAGTCCGACATCATCATCACCTCCCTGATCAATGACGGAGCGGTGGACTCGGTGCTGTCGAAGCTTGTCGAAACCTCGCTGCCGGGCAAGCTCGTGGTCGAGACATCGACGGTGCGACCGGACACGCTGCGGCGCTTTTCCGAAAAGATCAAGGCCAAGGGCGGCAGCGCCATCGACGCGCCGATCTCCGGCGGCCCGGAACTCGTGCGCGAAGGCACGGCGGGCATCTATGTCGGCGGCGCCACGATCGACTACAAGCGCTACCTTCCGGTCGCCGAAGCGCTTTCCGACCGGATCCACCACACCGGCTCGCTGGGCGCGGGCGCTGCCGCCAAGATCGTCAACAACATGATGCTCTGCGGCTATTGGGAAGTGCTGAAGGAAGCGCTCATGACCGGCAAGAAAGCCGGGCTTTCGGTCGAGACCATGCTCGACGTGCTGTTGACCAGTCCCGGCGGC from Martelella sp. AD-3 encodes the following:
- the dut gene encoding dUTP diphosphatase; this encodes MTLKLKRLEHADGIAPPAYETTGSAGMDIRAAVPEAEPLVLRPGARALVPTGFIFEIPDGHEAQVRPRSGLAFKHGITCLNTPGTIDSDYRGEVKVLLVNLGTEDFAIERGMRIAQVIIAPVTQMPVTVVDDLTETVRGAGGFGSTGV
- a CDS encoding peptide chain release factor 3 — encoded protein: MPETLAEAVARRRTFAIISHPDAGKTTLTEKLLLFGGAIQLAGEVKAKKDRIQTRSDWMKIERERGISVVTSVMTFEYEDTVFNLLDTPGHEDFADDTYRTLTAVDAAIMVIDAAKGIEPRTLKLFEVCRMRDIPIITFVNKMDREARDTFEIIDEVAEKLALDPVPMTWPIGQGKTFCGTYHLRDSAVRYGDGERHLTKVNGPEVVAEKLPEHERQDWAEMAELAIDGYPAFSREAFLEGHMTPVYFGSALRNNGVRDLIHALSEFGPPPRAQVADVRTVEATDPKMSAFVFKIQANMDPNHRDRIAFVRVCSGELKRGMKARLSRTGKQMGLTAPQFFFASQRQLADTAYAGDVVGIPNHGALRIGDTLTDGEQLVFQGVPNFAPEILRRVRLEDAMKAKKLKEALQQMAEEGVVQLFTPEDGSPAIVGVVGALQLDVLKERLKAEYGLPVSFEMARFSICRWISAEKPADLDKFVSSHRGDIARDLDGDPVFLAQDGFSLNYESERAPEIRMIAIKEYHQAKAA
- a CDS encoding NAD(P)-dependent oxidoreductase codes for the protein MSEKEVIGICGIGRMGSAIADRLAAKGFRLVLWSRSGVTDEFADRNRAEIALNLASLAFKSDIIITSLINDGAVDSVLSKLVETSLPGKLVVETSTVRPDTLRRFSEKIKAKGGSAIDAPISGGPELVREGTAGIYVGGATIDYKRYLPVAEALSDRIHHTGSLGAGAAAKIVNNMMLCGYWEVLKEALMTGKKAGLSVETMLDVLLTSPGGSPALKFRAPRILGEDKSIGFPAKGALKDATLFAEVAKSFGIDTPAINAAVESYRTCIADGHGDEDLSAMVRTALEKG